From Ferviditalea candida, one genomic window encodes:
- the aroH gene encoding chorismate mutase, translated as MFLRGIRGATTVTKDEEPEILQATAEMLNEIIQVNGIQPDMIGSVFITVTQDLKSTFPARAIRQLPGWELVPLMCSVEIPVENSLSRCIRLMVMVNTEKNQDEMIHVYLNEAKSLRPDLAAGPKC; from the coding sequence ATGTTCTTGAGGGGAATTCGCGGGGCAACGACCGTGACGAAAGACGAAGAACCGGAAATCCTGCAGGCCACTGCGGAAATGTTGAATGAAATCATACAGGTGAACGGGATTCAACCGGATATGATTGGAAGCGTATTTATTACAGTAACCCAGGACTTGAAATCGACATTTCCGGCCAGGGCGATCCGTCAGCTGCCGGGATGGGAACTGGTTCCGCTGATGTGCTCGGTGGAGATTCCCGTAGAGAACAGTCTTTCACGCTGCATCAGGCTGATGGTTATGGTCAATACGGAAAAAAATCAGGATGAAATGATTCATGTGTATTTGAATGAAGCGAAATCGCTGCGTCCCGATCTGGCCGCAGGGCCCAAATGCTGA
- the aroB gene encoding 3-dehydroquinate synthase, whose amino-acid sequence MMRELSVDLGEARSYPIYIGENILEDIVELFKRRGIPKGSPLLIVTDNLVAPHYLDRLTGLLETGGYKVLHTVVPAGEQSKSLEVFEQVITAALQGGLDRNSTIIALGGGVVGDLAGFSAASYMRGVRFVQIPTTVLAHDSSVGGKVAVNHRLAKNIIGAFHQPQMVVYDTATLKSLPEREVRAGLSEVVKHGLIWDREFVAWCGEHSEELLNLQQAALQHALYEGCRIKSLVVSQDERESGLRAVLNLGHTIGHALEAVAKYQELLHGEAISIGMVGAAILSVRMGNPEYIYTETKKLLQKFRLPVSIPEHMDTEAIMRAMMHDKKFKEGTMVFVIPADIGKVEIRGNIPADWVRETIEQLKKEA is encoded by the coding sequence ATGATGAGGGAATTGAGCGTCGATTTGGGGGAGGCTCGCTCTTATCCGATTTACATCGGGGAAAATATCCTGGAGGATATCGTCGAATTGTTCAAACGCCGGGGCATCCCGAAGGGCTCGCCGCTTTTGATCGTTACGGACAATCTCGTGGCGCCGCATTATCTCGACCGATTGACCGGACTGCTGGAAACGGGCGGCTATAAGGTTCTGCATACGGTCGTTCCTGCCGGCGAGCAGTCCAAGTCGCTGGAAGTGTTCGAACAAGTGATCACTGCTGCGCTGCAAGGCGGTTTGGACCGCAATTCCACGATCATCGCGTTGGGCGGCGGCGTCGTCGGCGATTTGGCCGGTTTTTCGGCGGCGAGCTATATGCGCGGAGTGCGGTTTGTACAGATTCCGACGACCGTTCTCGCCCATGACAGCAGCGTCGGCGGTAAGGTTGCCGTCAACCACCGCCTTGCCAAAAACATCATCGGCGCATTTCACCAGCCTCAGATGGTGGTTTACGATACGGCGACGCTGAAGTCGCTGCCGGAGCGCGAAGTCCGCGCCGGTCTTTCGGAAGTGGTCAAGCATGGGCTGATCTGGGATAGGGAGTTTGTCGCATGGTGCGGGGAGCATTCGGAGGAGTTGCTGAATTTGCAGCAGGCGGCGCTTCAGCATGCCCTGTATGAGGGCTGCCGGATCAAATCGCTTGTCGTTTCGCAGGATGAACGGGAAAGCGGGCTGCGCGCCGTTCTGAATTTGGGCCATACGATCGGCCATGCGCTGGAGGCGGTGGCGAAGTACCAGGAGCTGCTGCATGGTGAGGCGATTTCCATCGGTATGGTAGGCGCCGCGATTCTGTCGGTCAGAATGGGAAATCCGGAATATATCTATACCGAAACCAAAAAGCTGCTCCAGAAATTCCGTCTGCCCGTAAGCATACCGGAGCATATGGATACGGAAGCGATCATGCGGGCGATGATGCATGACAAGAAATTCAAGGAAGGCACCATGGTGTTTGTGATCCCTGCAGACATCGGGAAGGTTGAAATCCGCGGCAATATTCCCGCAGATTGGGTGAGAGAAACGATTGAACAACTGAAGAAGGAGGCGTAA